A region of Planococcus sp. MSAK28401 DNA encodes the following proteins:
- a CDS encoding class F sortase, which yields MRQYLIMGLATALCITLFFILDPLNGNNNPAKPESKQQDTVQTAAKPAEQKTPSERLDTQYKDKIAEFPVRPEQQEKLSELRQERMDNLQGMKPVRISIPSIGIDAAIEETGVLDNGEMGVPEDVNQVGWFEPGFKAGAEGNAVLAGHVDSLTGPAVFYELDQLEKGDQFTLTDADGREMVFEVRGTSSYITDEAPVEEIFGRSDQRMVNLITCTGDFNRDIGSHEERLVVSAELISDSAMKQQAPGAPDNLKLTATALSWHAVRDDAVIGYRVYEEDLESGESNQIATVSLFERKSIPLEADESKRYYVVSVNVDLKESKKAYIPEE from the coding sequence ATGAGACAATATTTAATCATGGGATTGGCCACAGCGCTTTGTATCACCTTATTTTTCATTTTAGATCCACTGAATGGAAATAATAATCCCGCAAAACCCGAAAGCAAACAGCAAGACACCGTCCAAACGGCAGCTAAACCAGCAGAACAGAAAACACCGAGCGAACGGCTAGACACACAATACAAAGACAAGATCGCTGAATTCCCGGTCCGTCCGGAACAGCAGGAAAAATTATCGGAACTGCGCCAAGAGCGGATGGACAATCTTCAAGGCATGAAGCCGGTGCGCATTTCGATTCCTTCCATCGGCATCGATGCAGCGATTGAAGAAACCGGCGTGTTGGACAACGGCGAAATGGGCGTGCCGGAAGACGTCAATCAAGTTGGCTGGTTCGAACCTGGTTTTAAAGCCGGGGCAGAAGGAAACGCTGTACTGGCAGGACATGTCGACAGCCTTACCGGTCCCGCTGTCTTCTATGAATTAGATCAACTGGAAAAAGGCGATCAATTCACACTGACAGATGCAGACGGGCGCGAAATGGTGTTCGAAGTCCGCGGCACCTCGAGCTACATCACGGACGAAGCGCCAGTTGAAGAAATTTTCGGCCGCTCGGACCAGCGCATGGTCAACCTGATTACCTGTACCGGTGATTTTAACCGCGACATCGGCTCGCACGAAGAACGCCTCGTTGTATCAGCTGAACTCATCTCCGATTCTGCGATGAAACAGCAGGCACCCGGTGCTCCTGACAACCTGAAACTTACTGCCACTGCCTTGTCATGGCATGCCGTGCGCGATGATGCCGTCATCGGCTACCGCGTCTACGAGGAAGACCTCGAGAGCGGCGAATCCAATCAAATTGCTACCGTATCATTATTCGAACGCAAAAGCATCCCGCTCGAAGCGGACGAATCCAAGCGTTATTATGTGGTATCCGTGAACGTCGACTTAAAAGAATCCAAGAAAGCTTATATACCTGAAGAATAG
- a CDS encoding DMT family transporter has protein sequence MKYAGITMIILAAVCWGITGGLADILLSKGWDPLVISFYRGSIGLVCFAGWFLLSKTEKRDFSLRLILWSIVAGIGVAGNFTFYFLSIESTSVPIAATLMYTAPLFVLLISFLFRLERSTWFKWGCIFSVLAGIVLLTKAYDTGSSAVNFIGVATGLGAGLSYALFIFGFKNASEKGKPQMVLTLAFIAFCAVLAWFVDFQEAASVFSSSDVGWFIAIGIVGAGLSFALYTIGIERTAPSTASIIAMVEPVTASLFGLILLGDELAIVQIIGMVIILLTVTTLSFKKGS, from the coding sequence ATGAAATATGCAGGAATCACGATGATCATTTTGGCGGCAGTTTGTTGGGGGATTACAGGAGGCTTGGCGGATATCCTATTGAGTAAAGGCTGGGATCCGTTGGTCATTTCCTTTTACCGTGGCTCCATTGGCCTGGTTTGTTTTGCGGGCTGGTTTTTGTTAAGCAAGACTGAAAAAAGGGATTTTTCCCTTCGCTTAATCTTATGGTCGATTGTAGCGGGCATTGGGGTAGCGGGAAACTTTACGTTTTATTTTCTGAGTATCGAGTCGACCAGCGTTCCGATCGCTGCGACCTTGATGTATACTGCCCCCTTGTTTGTTCTGCTTATTTCTTTTTTGTTTCGCTTGGAACGATCGACGTGGTTTAAATGGGGCTGCATTTTCAGTGTTCTTGCCGGCATCGTGCTATTGACCAAAGCCTATGATACTGGATCTTCCGCTGTCAATTTCATTGGCGTCGCCACCGGCTTAGGCGCAGGGCTGTCCTATGCGTTATTCATTTTCGGATTCAAAAATGCTTCTGAAAAAGGCAAGCCGCAAATGGTGTTAACACTGGCTTTTATTGCTTTCTGTGCCGTTTTGGCATGGTTTGTCGATTTCCAGGAAGCAGCTTCAGTGTTCAGTTCTAGCGATGTGGGGTGGTTTATTGCGATCGGGATTGTTGGCGCAGGCCTGTCTTTTGCGCTTTATACAATCGGTATCGAACGGACCGCGCCTTCTACTGCTTCCATCATTGCGATGGTGGAGCCGGTGACCGCTTCGTTATTTGGCTTGATTTTGCTCGGCGACGAGTTGGCCATTGTCCAAATAATCGGCATGGTTATTATTCTTTTGACGGTTACGACGCTGAGCTTTAAGAAAGGGAGTTGA
- a CDS encoding copper amine oxidase: MKMNKLMVALPLSLSLLVPTAALADSHGGGHGESTQQMEAPTATKAAELRIALDTVLTEHAFLAVEAMRKGVDGAEDFDQASGALLANAEDLKAAVASVYGEEGGEQFDAIWQSHIGYFVDYVTATAEGNEEGKEQALAELEEYKVEQAKFFDTATEGRLSEKAVVEGLDVHVDQLIGAFDAYVEGDFETAYEWERESIHHMSMFAETLSIAITDQFPEKFDNTNPDTPAVDLRAGLNMTFTEHAGLAAMAMQDGADGAESFDQAAAALLANADDLSAAVGSVYGEEAGAQFEETWKSHIGYFVDYVTATGEGNEEGQEQARAELDQYIVDQAAFLDSATEGRVPADALEAGLTEHVEQLLTAFDSYVAGDYETAYASIREAYAHMTMPAAGLSAAITDQFPEEFGEGAMPSEMPSTGMGGMSANSTAPYLWVLAGLLLAALITTVAVRTRKQ, translated from the coding sequence ATGAAAATGAACAAATTAATGGTGGCACTACCACTAAGCTTATCCCTACTAGTACCGACAGCAGCACTTGCAGACAGCCACGGAGGCGGACACGGTGAATCGACTCAGCAGATGGAGGCGCCGACAGCAACGAAAGCAGCGGAACTTCGCATCGCACTCGATACAGTATTAACTGAGCACGCTTTCCTTGCAGTTGAAGCGATGCGTAAAGGCGTGGATGGAGCAGAAGATTTCGACCAGGCGTCCGGCGCATTACTGGCAAACGCTGAAGATTTGAAAGCGGCAGTCGCTTCGGTCTACGGTGAAGAAGGCGGAGAGCAATTCGATGCTATCTGGCAGTCACATATCGGCTATTTCGTTGATTATGTAACAGCAACTGCAGAAGGCAATGAAGAAGGCAAAGAGCAAGCCCTCGCTGAACTTGAAGAATACAAAGTAGAGCAAGCGAAATTCTTCGATACTGCTACAGAAGGACGTTTGTCTGAAAAAGCAGTCGTAGAAGGCCTTGATGTACACGTAGACCAATTGATCGGTGCATTTGATGCATATGTAGAAGGTGACTTCGAAACAGCTTATGAGTGGGAGCGCGAATCCATCCACCACATGAGCATGTTTGCAGAAACATTGTCGATCGCTATCACGGACCAGTTCCCTGAGAAGTTCGATAACACAAACCCTGATACACCAGCAGTAGACCTGCGTGCAGGATTGAATATGACGTTTACAGAACACGCTGGACTTGCGGCAATGGCGATGCAAGACGGTGCTGATGGAGCGGAAAGCTTCGACCAGGCAGCGGCAGCCCTTTTGGCGAACGCAGATGACCTTTCTGCAGCAGTCGGTTCTGTTTACGGCGAAGAAGCTGGAGCGCAGTTTGAAGAAACATGGAAATCCCATATCGGCTATTTCGTTGACTATGTAACAGCAACAGGTGAAGGCAACGAAGAAGGGCAAGAACAAGCACGAGCTGAATTGGATCAATACATTGTGGACCAAGCAGCATTCTTGGATTCAGCTACAGAAGGCCGCGTACCGGCTGATGCACTTGAAGCAGGCTTGACAGAGCATGTTGAGCAATTGCTGACAGCATTCGACAGCTACGTAGCTGGAGATTATGAAACAGCTTACGCTTCAATTCGTGAAGCTTACGCACACATGACAATGCCAGCTGCTGGATTGTCTGCAGCGATCACTGACCAATTCCCTGAAGAATTCGGCGAAGGAGCAATGCCGTCTGAAATGCCTTCAACAGGAATGGGCGGAATGAGCGCTAACTCAACAGCTCCTTACCTATGGGTATTGGCTGGACTATTGCTCGCAGCGTTAATCACGACAGTCGCTGTCCGCACAAGAAAACAATAA
- a CDS encoding DinB family protein, which translates to MLDENEWTGATLMQPYCAQVFHQLELLVNSSGELISSIEESDWEVRPTAGKFSVGELIGHLALICEADLRIAGGAGESEMRAFYSGKTPHSKEQALIELAHGFEWLKTAYLPLDESQLQKIHIAYWGVSYSRFEWLLETLVHLAHHRGQLHSMIVHGLGKQPNVQLFE; encoded by the coding sequence ATGCTAGATGAAAATGAATGGACAGGAGCGACACTTATGCAGCCTTATTGCGCACAAGTATTTCATCAATTGGAACTGCTCGTTAACTCGTCGGGCGAATTGATCTCTTCTATAGAAGAAAGCGACTGGGAGGTGCGGCCGACTGCAGGAAAATTTTCGGTCGGCGAACTCATCGGCCATCTCGCGCTTATCTGCGAAGCAGACTTGCGCATTGCAGGTGGAGCCGGCGAATCCGAAATGCGTGCATTCTATAGTGGCAAAACGCCACATTCGAAAGAACAAGCCCTTATTGAATTGGCGCATGGCTTCGAATGGCTCAAAACCGCTTACCTTCCATTAGATGAAAGCCAGCTCCAGAAAATCCACATCGCGTATTGGGGTGTCAGTTACAGCCGTTTCGAATGGCTGCTCGAAACGCTGGTCCACCTCGCCCATCATCGCGGGCAATTGCATTCCATGATCGTCCATGGCCTCGGCAAGCAGCCAAACGTTCAACTGTTTGAATAA